One part of the Vicia villosa cultivar HV-30 ecotype Madison, WI linkage group LG6, Vvil1.0, whole genome shotgun sequence genome encodes these proteins:
- the LOC131614638 gene encoding zinc finger protein 1-like has protein sequence MAKEEPNVESKKNFHKQNFPFLLFGFIIDPTKRNQKAYSCNFCSKKFVTPQAKGGHQNCHKSERKLKKNNETIKKAWEIFSNDNVSRQVTMTENDFDLVLEGDADSNVDHEHKVTHKEEASKDIDLNLKL, from the exons ATGGCGAAAGAAGAACCTAATGTCGAATCTAAGAAGAATTTTCATAAACAAAATTTTCCATTTCTTCTTTTTGGATTCATTATTGATCCAACTAAGAGAAATCAAAAAGCTTACTCATGCAACTTTTGTAGCAAAAAATTTGTTACTCCACAAGCAAAAGGTGGACACCAAAATTGCCACAAATCTGAGAGAAAACTcaagaaaaataatgaaacaaTAAAAAAAGCTTGGGAAATTTTCTCTAATG ACAATGTGAGTCGACAAGTTACTATGACTGAGAATGACTTTGATTTGGTTTTAGAGGGAGATGCTGATAGTAATGTTGACCATGAACACAAAGTGACTCATAAGGAGGAAGCATCCAAGGATATTGATTTGAATCTTAagctttaa
- the LOC131614639 gene encoding uncharacterized protein LOC131614639, whose protein sequence is MYNKNHGLDKGKEKVNKESVTNLKTMESQQNKKKQKGMAEEESNVQSKKNFCEEIFPFLLFGFIIDPTKGNQKAYSCNFYSRKFITPQAKGGHQNCHKSERKLKKNNETMKKAWELFSNGNHVRCQYQYYEFDIMNQKAIGSSSFNAQDLHCTTLEHIPHIDQDNVSRQVTMTENDFDLVSEGGVDSNVDHEHKVTHKEETSKDTDLNLKL, encoded by the coding sequence ATGTACAATAAAAATCATGGTCTAGACAAGGGAAAGGAAAAAGTAAATAAAGAATCGGTAACCAATCTGAAGACGATGGAGAGTCAGCAGAACAAGAAGAAACAAAAGGGGATGGCGGAAGAAGAATCTAATGTCCAATCTAAGAAGAATTTTTGTGAAGAAATTTTTCCATTTCTTCTTTTTGGATTCATTATTGATCCAACTAAAGGAAATCAGAAAGCTTACTCATGCAACTTTTATAGCAGAAAGTTTATTACTCCACAAGCAAAAGGTGGACACCAAAATTGCCACAAATCTGAGAGAAAACTcaagaaaaataatgaaacaaTGAAAAAAGCTTGGGAACTTTTCTCTAATGGTAATCATGTGAGATGTCAATATCAATATTATGAATTTGACATAATGAATCAGAAAGCTATAGGGTCATCAAGTTTTAATGCACAAGATTTGCATTGTACTACATTGGAGCATATTCCACATATTGATCAAGACAATGTGAGTCGACAAGTTACTATGACTGAGAATGACTTTGATTTGGTTTCAGAGGGAGGTGTTGATAGTAATGTTGACCATGAACACAAAGTGACTCATAAGGAGGAAACATCCAAAGATACTGATTTGAATCTTAagctttaa